The Bacillota bacterium genome contains the following window.
GTGCTCCCCATATTCGTGATCATGAGATTTGCCAGGCTCATAGACTCCTATGCCGCCTTGATACTGACATACTTCCTGTTCAACCTGCCCTTCGCGGTCTGGCTCATCAAGGGCTTCCTTGAGCAGATCCCATGGGATATCGAAGGGGCCGCCCTGGTCGACGGGTTCAACCGTTTCCAGGTGTTCCGCAGGATAGCCTTGCCCCTGGCAGTACCTGCCCTAATAGTCACAGGGTTGTTCTGTTTCATCTTCTTGTGGAATGAATTCCTGCTCGCCCTGGTGCTTACCAGGTCCCGGGTGGTTACTCTACCTGTGGTGATCTCAGGCATGGTAGGAGGACATGAGATAATGTGGGGAGAAACCTCCGCCCTGGCCGTACTGACCTCCCTGCCTGTAGTTGTACTGGCACTGCTCCTCCAAAGGTATTTGGTCCGGGGTCCGACTCTGGGCGCCATGAGGGGATGAGCCGTCTCCTACAGTAGTATGTAAAGCCATATCATGATCGTATAAGAGGTGGCCTATGGTGAACCAAAGATCCAGAATAACAGTTGTAGGCAGCTTCATGACGGATCTAATGTCAAGAACTCCCAGGCTTCCCGTGGC
Protein-coding sequences here:
- a CDS encoding carbohydrate ABC transporter permease: MSIALGSLAAYSIARYKTGDENLSFWILSIRMAPPVDEVLPIFVIMRFARLIDSYAALILTYFLFNLPFAVWLIKGFLEQIPWDIEGAALVDGFNRFQVFRRIALPLAVPALIVTGLFCFIFLWNEFLLALVLTRSRVVTLPVVISGMVGGHEIMWGETSALAVLTSLPVVVLALLLQRYLVRGPTLGAMRG